Proteins from a single region of Flavobacterium sp. K5-23:
- the bioD gene encoding dethiobiotin synthase has protein sequence MKIFVTGIGTDVGKTIASAIIVESLEADYWKPIQAGDLENSDTIKVKSYVSNSKTVFHNNSYALKTPASPHYAAELDGVTIDLNKITEPETNNHLVVEGAGGVFVPINNTDCVIDLIQSDYKVVVVSRHYLGSINHTLMTIESLKNRNITIAGIVFSGEENKATESIILAKTGVNFIGRIEQEPYFDQNVIKEYAAMFRERLLEL, from the coding sequence ATGAAAATATTCGTTACTGGAATTGGTACTGATGTAGGGAAAACCATTGCATCAGCCATAATTGTAGAATCACTGGAGGCTGATTATTGGAAGCCCATTCAAGCTGGAGATCTGGAAAATTCAGATACTATCAAAGTGAAATCGTATGTTTCTAATTCCAAAACCGTTTTCCATAACAACAGTTACGCCTTAAAAACTCCCGCAAGTCCACATTATGCCGCGGAACTCGATGGAGTCACTATAGACTTAAATAAAATAACGGAACCGGAAACCAATAATCATTTGGTTGTTGAAGGAGCAGGCGGAGTTTTTGTGCCAATAAACAATACGGATTGCGTGATTGACTTGATTCAGTCAGACTATAAAGTGGTTGTAGTTTCTCGTCATTATCTAGGCAGCATCAATCATACTTTGATGACTATCGAATCTTTGAAAAACAGAAATATCACTATCGCTGGAATCGTTTTTAGCGGTGAAGAAAATAAAGCAACCGAATCTATTATTCTTGCTAAAACCGGAGTTAATTTCATTGGTAGAATAGAGCAAGAACCTTATTTTGATCAAAATGTAATTAAAGAGTATGCAGCTATGTTTAGAGAAAGATTATTAGAGTTGTAA
- the bioA gene encoding adenosylmethionine--8-amino-7-oxononanoate transaminase, with translation MNLSQRDQKHNWHPYTQHKTAQSHIAIMLGEGALLWDENGKEYIDAIASWWVNPFGHSNNVIAEAIYKQLTTLEHVLFGGFTHEPAVLLSEKLMEILPENQEKLFYSDNGSTSVEIAIKVAMQFFYNKGVKKTKIIAFENAFHGDTFGAMAASGISFFVEAFKDSMIEVIRIPVPVKGKEQESIDALEKLVKTNEFAAFIFEPLVQGAAGMVMYEASELDKLIAICKENQVFTIADEVMTGFGKTGRNFACDYLQELPDMMCLSKALTGGTIPMAITSFTQEIFDGFYDDDINKALFHGHTFTANPTGCAAALASVKLLATPEMQENIIRVNQCHLSFQEKINQHPKVRFTRVLGVIFALEIKTESNESYYGSLRNKLYDFFIENGVILRPVGNIIYILPPYVINDVQLQKIYSVIEEALEIV, from the coding sequence ATGAACTTATCACAAAGAGACCAAAAACACAATTGGCATCCCTATACCCAGCATAAAACTGCTCAATCGCATATTGCAATAATGTTAGGCGAAGGAGCATTGCTCTGGGATGAAAACGGTAAAGAATACATCGATGCAATAGCTTCTTGGTGGGTAAATCCTTTTGGTCATAGTAACAATGTAATTGCCGAAGCTATTTATAAGCAATTAACCACTTTAGAACACGTGCTTTTTGGTGGATTTACGCATGAACCGGCTGTATTACTTTCGGAAAAGTTGATGGAGATATTGCCTGAAAATCAAGAAAAACTCTTCTACTCTGATAATGGATCAACCTCGGTTGAAATAGCAATCAAAGTAGCAATGCAGTTTTTTTATAATAAAGGAGTGAAAAAGACAAAGATCATTGCTTTTGAAAACGCTTTTCATGGTGATACTTTTGGAGCTATGGCGGCCAGCGGAATTTCTTTTTTCGTCGAAGCTTTTAAAGATTCCATGATTGAAGTGATTCGGATTCCAGTTCCAGTAAAAGGAAAGGAGCAAGAGAGTATCGATGCTTTGGAAAAATTAGTTAAAACGAATGAATTTGCTGCTTTTATATTCGAGCCTTTAGTACAAGGCGCTGCTGGAATGGTGATGTATGAAGCGTCCGAATTAGATAAACTTATTGCCATTTGTAAAGAAAACCAAGTTTTTACTATCGCTGATGAAGTGATGACGGGTTTTGGTAAAACAGGGAGAAATTTTGCTTGCGATTATCTTCAGGAATTGCCAGATATGATGTGTCTTTCAAAAGCATTGACTGGAGGAACTATTCCTATGGCAATTACAAGTTTTACCCAAGAAATATTTGATGGTTTTTACGATGATGATATCAATAAAGCATTGTTTCATGGACATACATTTACTGCAAATCCTACTGGATGTGCAGCTGCATTGGCCAGTGTAAAGTTGTTAGCAACTCCAGAAATGCAAGAAAATATTATACGGGTAAATCAATGTCATCTTAGTTTTCAAGAAAAAATAAATCAGCATCCAAAGGTACGTTTCACTCGTGTATTGGGAGTGATTTTTGCACTGGAAATTAAAACTGAAAGTAACGAGAGTTATTATGGTTCGTTAAGGAACAAGCTCTATGATTTTTTCATTGAAAACGGGGTTATTCTTCGCCCTGTTGGGAATATAATTTATATTTTACCACCTTATGTAATTAATGATGTTCAATTGCAAAAAATTTATTCAGTTATCGAAGAAGCTCTTGAAATAGTTTAG
- a CDS encoding beta-ketoacyl synthase N-terminal-like domain-containing protein: MSKIISITAIASISPLGNNSETIWNNYLDGNHYFTKQDLDHKNTVVASLDSNSKEIIESLKQSDNKYKFLDNSVLYAMAASREVILKSGWNQNDVFGINIGSSRGATDLFEKHHQEYLESGKAQTLASPTTTLGNISSWISHDLQSSGPEISHSITCSTALHALLNGVAWLRAGMVDKFLIGGSEAPLTDFTIAQMRALKIYSKNEEEWPNRAFDLEKNQNTMVLGEGAAVCCMEIGKKENALAYIEGIGYATEILEHNISISAEATCFQKSMAMALQNTTLSEVDAIVMHAPGTIKGDLSEFKAIEKTFGESLPLLTTNKWKIGHTFGASGMLSVELAIMMMQHNTFVGVPFATAQKQTRPIKKVLVNAVGFGGNAVSVLLSL; the protein is encoded by the coding sequence TTGTCCAAAATAATCTCCATTACTGCAATAGCATCGATTTCTCCTTTAGGGAATAATTCCGAAACGATTTGGAATAATTATCTGGACGGAAATCACTATTTCACTAAACAAGATTTAGATCATAAAAACACGGTTGTTGCTAGTTTAGATTCAAATTCGAAAGAGATAATTGAATCCTTAAAACAATCCGATAACAAGTATAAGTTTTTAGACAATTCAGTGCTGTATGCTATGGCAGCATCAAGAGAGGTAATTTTGAAATCAGGTTGGAATCAAAACGATGTATTCGGAATCAATATTGGTTCTTCGAGAGGGGCCACTGATTTATTCGAAAAACACCATCAAGAATATCTAGAATCAGGGAAAGCGCAAACTCTAGCATCACCCACCACAACTTTAGGGAATATTTCTTCGTGGATCTCCCATGATTTACAAAGTTCAGGGCCTGAAATATCACATTCAATTACCTGTTCAACGGCTTTACATGCGTTGTTAAATGGCGTGGCTTGGTTAAGAGCGGGAATGGTAGATAAATTCCTTATTGGAGGAAGTGAAGCTCCATTGACTGATTTTACGATTGCTCAAATGCGTGCTTTAAAAATTTATTCTAAAAATGAGGAAGAATGGCCTAATCGCGCTTTCGATTTAGAAAAAAACCAAAACACGATGGTGCTTGGGGAAGGAGCGGCAGTTTGTTGTATGGAAATTGGTAAAAAAGAAAATGCACTCGCCTATATAGAAGGAATTGGGTATGCAACCGAGATTTTGGAGCACAATATTTCGATTTCGGCAGAAGCGACTTGTTTCCAAAAATCAATGGCAATGGCTTTGCAAAACACTACTTTATCTGAAGTTGATGCAATTGTGATGCATGCGCCAGGAACCATAAAAGGAGATTTATCTGAGTTTAAAGCTATTGAGAAAACCTTTGGCGAAAGCCTGCCATTATTGACGACTAACAAATGGAAAATTGGTCACACTTTTGGCGCGTCCGGTATGTTAAGTGTAGAGTTGGCCATAATGATGATGCAACACAATACGTTCGTCGGAGTCCCTTTTGCGACAGCACAAAAGCAAACTAGACCAATTAAGAAAGTATTGGTAAATGCAGTTGGTTTTGGAGGAAATGCAGTAAGTGTTTTGTTGTCTTTGTAA
- a CDS encoding regulatory protein RecX, producing the protein MNDVYSIKDALHKIEHYCAYQERCHEEVVHKLRSMKMDSDEIDVIIARLISDNFLNEERFARSFARGKHRIKHWGKIRITNELKARKINKTLITIALKEITPEEYEETFHMLAEKHWDSISETNSLKKRKKFCDYILRRGFESNLVYDKVKELENKK; encoded by the coding sequence ATGAACGACGTATATTCTATAAAAGATGCCTTACATAAAATAGAACATTATTGCGCGTATCAGGAGCGCTGTCATGAAGAAGTTGTACATAAACTTCGAAGTATGAAAATGGATTCAGATGAGATTGACGTGATTATTGCAAGACTCATATCTGACAATTTTCTTAACGAGGAGCGTTTTGCACGCAGTTTTGCACGCGGAAAACACAGGATAAAACACTGGGGAAAAATCAGGATCACTAACGAATTGAAAGCCCGAAAAATTAATAAAACACTCATTACCATTGCGTTAAAAGAAATCACTCCTGAAGAATACGAAGAGACTTTTCATATGCTTGCCGAAAAACACTGGGATTCGATTTCGGAAACCAATAGTTTAAAAAAACGCAAAAAATTCTGCGATTACATTTTAAGACGCGGTTTTGAAAGCAATTTGGTTTACGATAAAGTGAAAGAATTAGAAAATAAAAAATAG
- a CDS encoding T9SS sorting signal type C domain-containing protein produces METLLHKSRYFFLLLLFFAFPLIVNAQCTIATTTNASALTCGISPTLIACNGILNIGNGTSATVLNMNNALNLTCLGPIHLIVKNNASIDFSSGNNRLTLAAGSSISFEGNGTLIGGSCNASERIYIGTDLIASCNGGAGADFNFAQLVAQGGYNPVSVTPSSASSCVAPVSFTFTATASPSTGATFNWYDSLTSGVLLFTGNSFTTPAISVTTTYYVDATYGVTYTTTPRKAVVVSIDATTTWNGTSWSNGSPTNKNIIFAGNFNSTSNLVGCSCQVNSGNVVFNPNHSLTLTNGLTVSGGSLTFENNASLVQINAVTNSGNITYKRQTSIIRKLDYTYWSSPVFPQTLINVSPNTALDKFYSFNAATDSWVLESSTNTMIKGKGYIIRGPQFFPAPNPPSGIHQASFIGVPNNGPVTIPVTTGTVESSHLIGSPYPSALDANSFINANSGVIDGTLYFWTHNTAITNNLYTSDDYATYNLTGGVATVSTIGTVADSGGVVPTGKIGSGQGFFVTSVASGDIVFNNSMRVGVGGITGTNDQFFKIKGDNKIAETDEKHRVWLNLTNTQGAFKQTLIGYLTGATNEYDNLYDGESFDGNEFIDFYSIQNDINLVIQGRQLPFDETDEISLGYKTEIEGFFSIGVEKVDGDLLQQNVILEDKKTSKFQNLTAAPYSFSTEKGEFKDRFVLSYKNNSLPASANLSSDKSVVVSIKNKQIVLHSPGETMKKVFVYDLLGKEVYRNEKIEGSNLIINNLKSNNQTLIVKVILKNGQLSTTKIIY; encoded by the coding sequence ATGGAAACACTTCTACATAAATCAAGATATTTTTTCTTACTATTATTGTTTTTCGCTTTTCCTTTAATTGTAAATGCGCAATGTACTATTGCAACTACAACAAATGCAAGCGCTTTAACATGCGGCATTTCTCCTACCCTTATCGCTTGTAATGGTATTTTAAATATTGGTAACGGGACGAGTGCCACTGTTTTAAATATGAATAATGCATTAAATTTAACATGTTTAGGCCCGATTCATCTAATTGTTAAAAATAATGCCTCTATTGATTTTTCTTCCGGAAATAATCGTTTAACTCTTGCGGCAGGGTCTTCAATTTCTTTTGAAGGAAATGGGACTTTGATAGGAGGTAGCTGTAATGCTTCGGAAAGAATTTATATAGGAACTGATTTAATAGCGTCTTGTAATGGAGGAGCTGGAGCCGATTTTAACTTTGCTCAATTAGTGGCTCAAGGAGGTTATAATCCGGTATCTGTTACTCCTTCCTCGGCATCTTCTTGTGTTGCGCCAGTAAGTTTTACTTTCACGGCGACTGCTTCACCCTCAACAGGAGCTACATTTAATTGGTATGACTCACTAACTAGTGGGGTATTACTTTTTACAGGAAACTCTTTCACTACCCCTGCAATTTCAGTTACTACCACATATTATGTTGATGCTACTTATGGTGTTACTTACACAACTACCCCTCGCAAAGCGGTTGTAGTATCGATAGATGCTACAACAACCTGGAACGGGACTTCATGGTCTAATGGAAGTCCTACTAATAAAAACATCATATTCGCCGGTAATTTTAATTCAACTTCAAATCTTGTTGGCTGTTCTTGTCAGGTAAATTCAGGGAATGTAGTGTTCAATCCGAATCATAGCTTAACGCTGACGAATGGCTTAACGGTATCCGGTGGTTCTTTGACTTTCGAAAACAATGCAAGTTTAGTGCAAATAAATGCCGTTACTAATTCAGGAAATATTACATATAAACGACAAACATCAATTATCAGGAAATTGGATTACACCTATTGGTCTTCTCCGGTTTTTCCACAAACCTTGATTAATGTGTCGCCTAATACTGCTTTAGATAAATTTTATTCTTTCAATGCGGCTACTGATAGTTGGGTTCTAGAAAGTTCAACAAACACCATGATTAAAGGGAAGGGGTATATCATTAGAGGGCCTCAGTTTTTTCCTGCTCCAAATCCTCCTTCAGGAATTCATCAAGCTTCTTTTATAGGGGTGCCAAATAATGGTCCCGTTACTATCCCTGTAACGACTGGTACCGTTGAATCCTCCCATTTAATAGGGAGTCCCTATCCTTCCGCATTGGATGCAAATTCATTCATAAATGCAAACAGTGGCGTTATAGACGGAACCCTGTATTTTTGGACACACAATACAGCCATTACTAATAATCTGTATACTTCGGATGATTATGCAACTTACAATTTAACGGGGGGGGTAGCAACTGTTTCAACGATTGGAACCGTTGCCGATAGTGGTGGTGTAGTTCCTACCGGTAAAATTGGTTCAGGACAAGGGTTTTTTGTCACTAGTGTAGCATCAGGAGATATTGTTTTCAATAATAGTATGCGGGTAGGTGTTGGTGGCATCACTGGAACTAACGATCAGTTTTTTAAAATAAAAGGCGACAATAAAATTGCAGAAACAGATGAAAAACACCGCGTTTGGCTTAATTTAACGAACACTCAAGGAGCATTCAAGCAAACGTTAATAGGGTACTTGACAGGTGCCACTAATGAGTATGATAATTTATATGATGGCGAGAGTTTTGACGGTAACGAATTTATTGATTTTTATAGCATTCAAAATGATATAAATTTGGTAATTCAAGGCAGACAGCTGCCTTTTGATGAAACAGACGAAATTTCCCTGGGTTATAAAACTGAAATTGAAGGCTTTTTTTCTATTGGTGTTGAAAAGGTTGATGGGGATTTACTTCAACAAAATGTGATTTTAGAAGATAAAAAAACAAGCAAATTTCAAAATTTAACAGCAGCTCCTTATAGTTTTTCCACTGAAAAAGGGGAGTTTAAAGATCGCTTTGTCTTGAGTTATAAAAACAACTCATTACCTGCAAGTGCTAATTTATCATCGGATAAAAGCGTAGTTGTTTCAATTAAAAACAAACAGATAGTTTTACATTCTCCTGGAGAAACAATGAAAAAAGTCTTTGTCTATGATCTTTTAGGGAAAGAAGTTTATCGCAATGAAAAAATAGAGGGGAGCAATCTGATAATTAATAATTTGAAATCAAACAATCAGACATTAATTGTAAAAGTTATATTGAAAAACGGGCAATTATCCACGACAAAGATTATTTATTAG